One Azospirillum brasilense DNA window includes the following coding sequences:
- the meaB gene encoding methylmalonyl Co-A mutase-associated GTPase MeaB, translated as MTTAPALNTPAALADAVLRGDRRALARAITLIESTRRDHRAQADTLLETLLPHTGNSVRVGISGVPGVGKSTFIEAFGQYVIARGHKVAVLAIDPSSQRTGGSILGDKTRMVDLSREPNAFIRPSPAGATLGGVARRTREAMLICEAAGFDVIVVETVGVGQSETAVADMVDLFMLLLLPAGGDELQGIKKGIVELADLVVVNKADGDLANTARHTVADYRHALTLLRHGDWRVPVLSCSAITRAGIDSVWDTIGEHKAITEASGVRATRRAEQARAWLWSEIRETLVDAFKAHPAVRADLSALESRVTGGAITPTAAARVLLEKFLGRAVE; from the coding sequence ATGACCACCGCTCCCGCCCTCAACACCCCCGCCGCGCTCGCCGACGCGGTGCTGCGGGGTGACCGCCGCGCGCTCGCCCGCGCCATCACGCTGATCGAATCGACCCGGCGCGACCACCGCGCCCAGGCCGACACCCTGCTGGAGACGCTGCTCCCCCACACCGGCAACTCCGTGCGGGTGGGCATTTCCGGCGTGCCGGGGGTGGGCAAGTCGACCTTCATCGAGGCGTTCGGGCAGTACGTCATCGCGCGGGGGCACAAGGTGGCGGTGCTGGCCATCGACCCGTCGTCGCAGCGCACCGGCGGCTCCATCCTGGGCGACAAGACCCGCATGGTGGACCTGTCGCGCGAACCGAACGCCTTCATCCGCCCGTCGCCGGCCGGCGCCACGCTGGGCGGCGTGGCCCGCCGCACGCGCGAGGCCATGCTGATCTGCGAGGCGGCGGGCTTCGACGTGATCGTGGTGGAGACGGTGGGCGTCGGCCAGTCGGAGACGGCGGTGGCCGACATGGTCGACCTGTTCATGCTGCTGCTGCTGCCCGCCGGGGGCGACGAGCTTCAGGGCATCAAGAAAGGCATCGTGGAGCTGGCCGACCTCGTGGTCGTCAACAAGGCGGACGGCGACCTTGCCAACACGGCGCGGCATACCGTCGCGGACTACCGCCACGCCCTGACCCTGCTGCGCCATGGCGACTGGCGCGTTCCAGTGCTGAGCTGCTCGGCCATCACCAGGGCCGGCATCGATTCGGTGTGGGACACCATCGGGGAGCACAAGGCGATCACCGAGGCGTCCGGAGTCCGCGCCACGCGCCGTGCCGAGCAGGCCCGCGCCTGGCTGTGGAGCGAGATCCGCGAGACGCTGGTGGACGCCTTCAAGGCGCACCCCGCCGTGCGCGCCGACCTGTCCGCGCTGGAATCCCGCGTGACCGGCGGCGCCATCACCCCCACCGCCGCTGCACGCGTTTTGCTTGAAAAGTTCCTCGGGCGCGCGGTGGAGTAG
- a CDS encoding ABCB family ABC transporter ATP-binding protein/permease, translated as MRRRTSNPSPAPSYAEAASSTGDMAALRSLVPYLWPRDSFETKLRVVVALVLLVGAKVANVWVPLFYKRAVDALSPGDAGALVTIPLGLIVAYGLARVMSLVFAELRDAVFANVAQRTIRKVALSVFQHLHALSLRFHLERQTGGLTRSLERGTRAIETLLRYALFSIVPTLVEITLVCVILWRMFDGWFALATFATVGSYIAYTFFVSEWRIQFRRAMNETDNKANTKAVDSLLNYETVKYFGNEGHEARRYDQALASYEQAAVKSQRSLSLLNIGQSAIISLGLAVVMGMAARGIVNGTMTLGDFVLVNTYLLQLYQPLNFFGVVYREIKQALIDVESMVTLLSVDREVADRPGAPPLAITGGELSFDGVEFGYDPRRPILKGVSFTVPAGRTVAIVGPSGAGKSTIGRLLFRFYDVSGGGILIDGRDIREVTQQSLRGAIGIVPQDTVLFNDTVYYNIAYGRPGASPAEVEQAARLAHIHNFIMALPDGYETTVGERGLKLSGGEKQRVAIARTILKNPAILLFDEATSALDTHTEREIQANLREVSRGRTTLVIAHRLSTVIDADEILVMEAGRVIERGRHMELLSRGGAYAALWARQQESSQGPEPVPEVLAPT; from the coding sequence ATGCGCCGCCGCACCAGCAACCCCAGCCCGGCCCCCTCCTACGCGGAGGCCGCGTCCAGCACCGGCGACATGGCGGCGCTGCGCTCGCTCGTCCCCTACCTGTGGCCGCGGGACTCCTTCGAGACGAAGCTGCGCGTCGTGGTCGCGCTGGTCCTGCTGGTCGGCGCCAAGGTGGCGAACGTCTGGGTGCCGCTCTTCTACAAGCGGGCGGTCGACGCCCTGTCGCCGGGGGACGCTGGGGCGCTGGTGACCATCCCGCTGGGGCTGATCGTCGCCTATGGCCTGGCGCGCGTGATGTCGCTGGTCTTTGCGGAGCTGCGCGACGCGGTGTTCGCCAACGTCGCCCAGCGCACCATCCGCAAGGTTGCCCTGTCGGTCTTCCAGCATCTGCACGCCCTGTCGCTGCGCTTCCATCTGGAGCGGCAGACCGGCGGCCTGACCCGCTCGCTGGAGCGCGGCACCCGCGCCATCGAGACGCTGCTGCGCTACGCCCTGTTCTCCATCGTGCCGACGCTGGTCGAGATCACGCTGGTCTGCGTGATCCTGTGGCGGATGTTCGACGGCTGGTTCGCGCTGGCGACCTTCGCCACGGTGGGAAGCTACATCGCCTACACCTTCTTCGTGTCGGAATGGCGCATCCAGTTCCGCCGCGCCATGAACGAGACCGACAACAAGGCCAACACCAAGGCGGTGGACAGCCTGCTGAACTACGAGACCGTCAAGTATTTCGGCAACGAGGGGCACGAGGCCCGGCGCTACGACCAGGCGCTGGCCTCCTACGAGCAGGCAGCGGTCAAGAGCCAGCGCAGCCTGTCGCTGCTGAACATCGGCCAGTCGGCGATCATCTCGCTGGGTCTGGCGGTGGTCATGGGCATGGCGGCGCGCGGCATCGTCAACGGCACGATGACGCTGGGCGACTTCGTGCTGGTGAACACCTACCTGCTCCAGCTCTACCAGCCGCTGAACTTCTTCGGGGTGGTGTACCGCGAGATCAAGCAGGCGCTGATCGATGTGGAATCCATGGTGACTCTGCTGTCGGTGGACCGCGAGGTGGCCGACCGGCCGGGCGCTCCCCCGCTGGCCATCACGGGAGGCGAGCTGAGCTTCGACGGGGTGGAGTTCGGCTACGACCCGCGGCGGCCGATCCTCAAGGGGGTCAGCTTCACCGTGCCCGCCGGGCGGACGGTGGCCATCGTCGGCCCGTCCGGGGCGGGCAAATCGACCATCGGCCGGCTGCTGTTCCGCTTCTACGACGTGTCGGGCGGCGGCATCCTGATCGACGGGCGGGACATCCGGGAGGTGACCCAGCAATCGCTGCGCGGCGCCATCGGCATCGTCCCGCAGGACACGGTGCTGTTCAACGATACGGTCTATTACAACATCGCCTACGGCCGCCCCGGCGCCAGCCCGGCGGAGGTCGAGCAGGCGGCGCGGCTGGCCCACATCCACAACTTCATCATGGCGCTGCCCGACGGCTACGAGACCACGGTGGGGGAACGCGGGCTGAAGCTGTCCGGCGGCGAGAAGCAGCGCGTCGCCATCGCCCGCACCATCCTGAAGAACCCGGCGATCCTGCTGTTCGACGAGGCGACCTCGGCGCTCGACACCCACACCGAGCGGGAGATACAGGCGAACCTGCGCGAGGTCAGCCGTGGCCGGACCACACTGGTCATCGCCCATCGCCTGTCCACCGTGATCGACGCCGACGAGATCCTGGTGATGGAGGCCGGGCGTGTGATCGAACGGGGACGCCACATGGAACTGCTGTCGCGCGGCGGCGCCTATGCCGCATTGTGGGCGCGGCAACAGGAATCCTCCCAGGGGCCGGAACCGGTTCCGGAAGTCCTCGCTCCCACCTGA
- a CDS encoding biliverdin-producing heme oxygenase: protein MGPVRQALREATRDIHERLDRAAVLRPLTSPSITADEYRDALIALHGFNAPIERALGEGAERLGLLRADLADLGVDADSLPVAGALPALDGLPARLAARYVLDGSAHGGRAMLPNVTRALGFDATRGARFLASAGIDMAGRWKALLAQLESELDAPESTQTACAAAVALFAALEVWLDGLVPKTA, encoded by the coding sequence TTGGGACCGGTACGGCAGGCGCTGCGCGAGGCGACCCGCGACATTCATGAGCGGCTGGACCGCGCGGCGGTCCTGCGCCCGCTGACCAGCCCGTCGATCACGGCGGACGAGTACCGCGACGCCCTGATCGCCCTGCACGGCTTCAACGCCCCCATCGAGCGGGCGCTGGGCGAGGGAGCCGAACGGCTGGGCCTGCTGCGCGCCGATCTGGCCGATCTGGGGGTGGACGCGGATTCCCTGCCGGTGGCTGGGGCGCTGCCGGCGCTGGACGGCCTGCCGGCGCGGCTGGCGGCGCGCTACGTGCTGGACGGCTCCGCCCATGGCGGGCGGGCGATGCTGCCCAACGTCACCCGCGCGCTGGGCTTCGACGCCACGCGCGGGGCGCGTTTCCTGGCCTCGGCCGGGATCGACATGGCCGGCCGGTGGAAGGCGTTGCTCGCCCAGCTGGAAAGCGAGCTGGACGCGCCCGAGTCGACGCAGACGGCCTGCGCCGCGGCGGTCGCCCTGTTCGCCGCGCTGGAGGTCTGGCTGGACGGACTGGTGCCGAAGACGGCGTGA